The Acinetobacter chinensis genomic sequence CTGCATCGGGAAATCATTCAGGCTTAATTCGGTTCTGTATGTTTCATTTCGACAGTAATTTTTTTTGGTTACGGTATTGTTCGGATGTGCCAATGCCAGATGCAGTTTCTGTATATCAGGGTGCTGATAAACTTTAACACCATTCAGAAAACTGTGTTCCTCTGCAAATTTTGCGTCGTCTGAATATTTTCTGCCTTTCAATGCTTCTGCTTTATAGCAGAGGACACCGTTGCAGCTGGTATATTCACGCACTGCGGGTATTTTCAGTATGTCACCATTACTGATATTCAGGTAATAATCGTCACCGGAACCGGTAAAAAGAATCTCATCGGAAGAACACAGAAGTTCGGACATTTCCTTTACATAGTCAGGACCATACCAGTCATCATCATCCATACTGCAGATAATATCAGCTCCCCAGAGTACCGCCTGTTCATTCAGCAGGTTGCGCTTTTTCCCTAAAGGAATTTTTTCATTCAACCATTCATAATGGATCTGTGAGTAGTTTTCAAAGGTGTCAGCATGTCTTGAAGATTCAGGTGAATCATCCAGTATGAACCAGTGGATTTCCCAGGGTGCTGACTGTTGCAGGACGTACTGCAATGTCTGAGTCAGAAATGAATCACGTAAATATGTAGGGGTGACAATTGCGACTTTCATTGTTTTATCTGAGCTGTGCATAGAAGAATCCGCATGATTCAGTTGTCATGTTTTTTTAATAATGATCAGCTCAGTATACGAATAATCACGGATAAAACGAATACAAATATCTTCAATTTTCATGCATGAATTA encodes the following:
- a CDS encoding glycosyltransferase family 2 protein, whose translation is MKVAIVTPTYLRDSFLTQTLQYVLQQSAPWEIHWFILDDSPESSRHADTFENYSQIHYEWLNEKIPLGKKRNLLNEQAVLWGADIICSMDDDDWYGPDYVKEMSELLCSSDEILFTGSGDDYYLNISNGDILKIPAVREYTSCNGVLCYKAEALKGRKYSDDAKFAEEHSFLNGVKVYQHPDIQKLHLALAHPNNTVTKKNYCRNETYRTELSLNDFPMQQADRLFYLNLINN